Proteins encoded together in one Solanum lycopersicum chromosome 7, SLM_r2.1 window:
- the LOC101254610 gene encoding probable beta-1,3-galactosyltransferase 2, translated as MTFKNRVEGTSRSVASQKWTLFLCISSFCAGMFFTARMWTIPEAKGGITRTTGVEAERLNLVSEGCNTKFLQQKDVKLVSKDVFGEVSKTHNALQTLDKTISSLEMELAAAKSAQESILSGAPISGDSGKGDSTKKRKYFMVVGINTAFSSRKRRDSVRATWMPQGEKRKKLEEEKGIIMRFVIGHGATLGGILDRAIEAEDRNHGDFLRLDHVEGYLELSAKTKTYFATAVKLWDAEYYVKVDDDVHVNIGTLAETLTRHRKKSRVYIGCMKSGPVLAQKGVRYHEPEYWKFGETGNKYFRHATGQIYAISKDLASYISVNQHVLHKYANEDVSLGAWFIGLDVQHIDDRRLCCGTPPDCEWKAQAGNVCVASFDWTCSGICRSVDRLKEVHKRCGEGEKALWKAAI; from the exons ATGACTTTCAAGAACAGAGTAGAAGGAACTTCAAGAAGTGTTGCTTCTCAAAAATGGActctttttctttgtattagTAGTTTTTGTGCTGGAATGTTCTTCACTGCCAG AATGTGGACGATTCCTGAAGCAAAAGGCGGTATTACAAGAACAACTGGTGTAGAAGCTGAAAGACTGAACTTAGTTTCAGAAGGTTGCAATACAAAATTT TTGCAGCAGAAAGATGTAAAGCTCGTATCCAAAGATGTATTCGGAGAAGTTTCTAAGACACATAATGCTCTTCA GACGTTAGACAAAACAATTTCAAGTTTGGAGATGGAATTGGCAGCTGCAAAGTCAGCTCAGGAGTCCATTCTTAGTGGTGCTCCTATTTCAGGAGACAGTGGGAAGGGTGATTCaactaaaaagagaaaatattttatggtGGTAGGGATAAATACCGCGTTTAGTAGTAGAAAACGAAGGGATTCAGTTCGTGCTACATGGATGCCACAAG GTGAGAAAAGAAAGAAGCTGGAAGAAGAGAAAGGAATCATCATGCGTTTTGTCATTGGTCACGG TGCCACATTAGGAGGTATACTGGACAGAGCTATTGAAGCCGAGGACAGAAATCATGGTGATTTCTTGCGCTTG GATCACGTCGAGGGTTATCTAGAATTGTCCGCCAAGACAAAGACTTACTTTGCTACTGCTGTTAAGCTATGGGATGCAGAGTATTATGTCAAAGTTGATGATGATGTCCATGTAAATATAG GTACACTGGCAGAAACACTGACAAGGCACCGTAAGAAGTCTCGTGTGTACATAGGGTGCATGAAATCTGGTCCTGTTTTAGCTCAGAA GGGAGTAAGATACCATGAACCAGAATACTGGAAATTCGGAGAGACGGGAAACAAGTACTTCCGTCACGCTACTGGCCAAATATATGCCATTTCAAAGGACCTGGCTTCCTACATATCAGTAAACCA GCATGTACTACACAAGTATGCCAATGAGGATGTGTCACTCGGAGCTTGGTTCATCGGACTTGACGTGCAGCACATAGATGATCGCCGATTATGTTGTGGAACTCCACCAG ATTGTGAATGGAAGGCTCAGGCAGGCAATGTCTGTGTTGCTTCGTTTGACTGGACCTGCAGCGGTATATGCAGGTCCGTTGACAGGTTAAAGGAGGTACACAAGCGGTGTGGGGAGGGGGAGAAGGCTTTATGGAAAGCCGCAATCTGA
- the LOC101249563 gene encoding probable protein S-acyltransferase 3 has product MTYLQQPIQEIEIVPEVSPADTVIETTESHNSSIEEVEIDFVAKIKKILFILWRKIIEIRNRNLNEENVPQSHREDQIERVRLYHVWPGKNVFYFKGLLICGPDPRRLLLTTVSISLSSLVFIVYVTKDVPKISLCVLLTLIVFANLLMVSVIDPGIIPRNNESLFLESTQNGRVRSKRVFINGSKLKLKYCRICKIYRPARSCHCIVCDNCVDKFDHHCPWIGQCIGLRNYRLYVLLLVIANVYFVYIFVFSCLKIQQKDGGNGLIGLVRDCPETLVLACFSFVGACFVGGLACYHFYLIATNQTAYENFRQQYGSTKNPFDKGFVTNIKEVLFSPWTHSRINFRSEM; this is encoded by the exons ATGACTTATCTACAACAACCAATTCAAGAAATTGAAATAGTTCCAGAAGTTTCACCAGCGGATACGGTTATCGAAACAACGGAATCACATAATTCATCGATAGAGGAAGTTGAGATTGATTTTGTcgcaaaaattaagaaaatattattcatcTTATGGcgtaaaattattgaaattagaaATAGAAATCTTAACGAAGAGAATGTACCACAAAGTCATCGTGAAGATCAAATTGAACGAGTCAGATTATATCATGTTTGGCCAGGAAAAAAT GTATTTTATTTCAAAGGATTACTGATATGTGGGCCGGATCCAAGACGGTTGCTATTAACTACAGTTTCCATTAGTCTATCAAGTTTGgtttttattgtttatgttaCAAAGGATGTACCAAAAATCAGTTTATGTGTGTTATTGACCttaatt GTTTTCGCCAACTTATTGATGGTTAGTGTGATTGATCCTGGAATTATTCCTCGAAATAATGAATCACTATTTCTTGAATCGACTCAAAATGGGAGAGTAAGAAGCAAAAGAGTGTTCATAAATGGTtcgaaattgaaattaaaatattgtcgAATTTGTAAGATATATCGTCCGGCTAGGAGTTGCCATTGCATTGTGTGTGACAATTGTGTCGATAAATTTgaccatcattgcccttggattgGTCAATGCATCGGACTG AGGAATTATCGACTTTATGTGTTGCTACTGGTTATTGCAAATGTTTACTTTGTCTACATATTTGTTTTTTCATGTCTAAAGATTCAACAAAAAGATGGTGGCAATGGTTTGATTGGTTTGGTGAGAGATTGCCCTGAGACATTGGTGTTGGCATGTTTTAGTTTTGTTGGTGCATGTTTTGTTGGTGGATTGGCTTGTTATCATTTCTATCTCATTGCTACAAATCAG ACAGCTTATGAGAATTTTAGGCAGCAGTATGGAAGCACTAAAAATCCTTTTGATAAAGGATTTGTGACTAATATTAAGGAGGTTTTATTTTCACCTTGGACACATTCAAGGATCAATTTTCGTTCTGAAATGTAG